From a single Lolium rigidum isolate FL_2022 chromosome 7, APGP_CSIRO_Lrig_0.1, whole genome shotgun sequence genomic region:
- the LOC124675983 gene encoding low molecular mass early light-inducible protein HV90, chloroplastic-like, whose protein sequence is MATVMAMSSIAGAAVLPADRFGSRSLPALGRRAFVVRAQTEKPNTPSPKPSPSIWDALAFSGPAPERINGRLAMVGFVTALAVEAGRGDGLLSQLGNGTGQAWFAYTVAVLSVASLVPLLQGESAEGRAGAIMNANAELWNGRFAMLGLVALAATEILTGAPFINI, encoded by the exons ATGGCGACTGTGATGGCCATGAGCTCCATCGCCGGTGCCGCCGTCTTACCGGCCGACCGCTTCGGCTCCCGGTCTCTGCCTGCGCTGGGCCGACGCGCCTTCGTCGTCCGAGCACAAACAGAGAAGCCGAATACACCATCGCCCAAG CCGAGCCCCTcaatctgggacgcgctggcattCAGCGGCCCCGCGCCGGAGCGCATCAACGGGCGCCTCGCTATGGTGGGTTTCGTCACGGCGCTGGCCGTCGAAGCAGGGCGCGGCGACGGCCTCCTCTCGCAGCTCGGCAACGGCACCGGGCAGGCGTGGTTCGCGTACACCGTGGCGGTGCTCTCCGTGGCGTCGCTGGTGCCGCTGCTCCAGGGCGAGAGCGCCGAGGGCAGGGCCGGGGCCATCATGAACGCCAACGCCGAGCTCTGGAACGGCCGCTTCGCCATGCTCGGACTAGTCGCGCTCGCCGCCACAGAGATCCTCACCGGCGCGCCATTCATCAACATCTAG